One Ostrea edulis chromosome 6, xbOstEdul1.1, whole genome shotgun sequence genomic window, tatacatgtatataataaaatagtAATTGATTTCAACATATTAGGAGTAGGCAACAGACAGAGCCTATATAAACCTTATCTCAAGACAATCTATTAATCTAGTTTCCACGCTGCAGGTTGTATATCatcattgatttatttacaCAATGTATAAACTTCAGAAGAGGTGTCATTTCTTATACGTCAAATAGCTATAtatatcccatttccattctcaattaCCATTATGATCGTGTAGCATTTGATAGCGTAGCGAGAATTCCATTGTCAttgaaagcaagttttttttttttacttgcctAGATGGTAGAGCGTTCTAGCACACTCACTACATGCTGTTAGGGTAAATTTGGTTCTGCAGGTAGTGAGGGTAGGGGCGGAAAGTTGGTATCCAAATATAGTGAACTCGCGACCTGCAGaacaaatctcctagcagcgtgTGACCAACGTCCATGACCACTCAACCATCAAAGaaatttaaatgcattatcTTCTATGATCTTCTTAGTTAAGAGTAAAATATTAGACCGGATTTAGTTTAAATCTTTGCAAAAATCGTCCATATTCATTCTAGTTTCCATGTATGGTTTTAGGCCAAACAAATGCAACAGATTGTTTTCCACACATCGCAATGCCTTTAGAATGTGGATATAGGAAGAAAACTTTAGTAGATGTATTACtacgatgtacatgtagcacgaagcatacgcaagagcttgttctgcgtatggtcagtttttaaatcgaggcaagctactgacaaacacgttgatgctacaggggtttcaacagtctcgattgaagtcagcatttcgcaaattctatggtcgttgtaatgATCTATGTggcctatcattgagtcaaatgctgtctgtcgtgtttcataccgattgttagaccgttcttggcacactgattttgactacggataactccgtttacctgatcaagacagagggctcacggcgggtgtgaccggtcgacaggggatgcttactcctcctagacacctgatcccacctctggtttgtccaggggtccgtgtttgcccaactatctattttgtattgcttatgagattgatcactgttcgttatcttcacctttcatgagttAGATTAATTGCCCGTCCCCAGCTTAGGAGTTAATAACTCTTAAATCATGGATgcatgttgaaacccctgtaccatcaacgtgtttgtcagtagtttgcctcgatttaaaaactgaccatacgcagaacaagctcttgcgtatgcTTTCTCCACTTgacataaagtgtatgtgtaccaagtttgatggtcctagccccaacagttcggtctgtatattgcctacaaggtttttctactaaATGATATTgcgactttgaccttgaaaaataataggcatattcctctcatcatggtgatcaaatgtaccaagttgtaatattcTGGATTTTACGGTtctgtttgtatactgcctacaaggttttcctactaagtgacaCTGCGACCTGACTTTTAATCTTCAAAAACAAAAGACCTTTTCCACTTagcatgaggagtatgtgtaccaagtttgacagtcttAGCCCTGATAGTgcagtctgtattctgcctacaaggtttacctattaactgatactacaaccttgacctttgaccgcTGACCTGGAAAAATAAAACGCATCTTTCTCTCATctcaggtatctgaattttaatcagttaatagatattttaataggaaaaaaaaaacctatatctatctatacatgtatataaatacacCAGGTGTGCAACGATATTTTGCCCCCTTCTCGATTCGACTCCGATTTTATCATTGAATTCGCCGATACAAAGCCACTCTCAGACACGGTTAAGCTCCTTCTCATCCGTCGCTTCAGAAGTCTAAACTCCATCGCAACAATCCAATAACGGACATATTTaacgatattttgaacattccCACGAAGGCCCGACACCAACGTTGGGTATGTCGATAGTTGAGTCTAGTCACATGTAAACATAGACAGGGCTCATGATGGAAAGTTAAAACTTTACtcagttttttgaaaattagagtTGTTGCTACGTTTTACACGAATCAATACATCATACTGTCATATCTAAGTACTGTAATTTTTTGTACCAAATCGTTATCTATGCCCCTATAAAGGACGTGGTGATCATAAATTGGGTTGGGTCAATTGCAAGTACTATATGTCGAATTGTATGAATCCAAACATTTTTGTAGACACTAGCTTTCTTTAGTTTAACTTAGAAGTTATGTTTTTCCCCATTTGTTTAGTTTCCACGTGTGTAATTTTGCCCATATGTATTGTTTTAGGTTTCTTATTCAATATGCTAACTATGGAGTGAATTTGAAAATGTCCTAGTCATTAAATGAGCGGATCCACAATCATTAATTCATCTCAAGGAGAATGGGATAATTAAATATGGTAATCAGTGCGAAAATGAATTCAGACCCAGTGAAAGTCcttataatgaaaggtgaagataacgaacagtgatcaatctcataactcctataaaggtgaagataacgaacagtgatcaatctcataactcctataaaggtgaagataacgaacagtgatcaatctcataactcctataaaggtgaagataacaaacagtgatcaatctcctaactcctataaaggtgaagataacaaacagtgatctatctcctaactcctataaaggtgaagataacgaacagtgatcaatctcataactcctataaaggtgaagataacgaacagtgatcaatctcataactcctataaaggtgaagataacgaacagtgatcaatctcataactcctataaaggtgaagataacgaacagtgatcaatctcataactccaacaaacaattacaaaatagagaatttggcaaacacggacccctgaatataccagaacactgaaaaaaaaatacctaGTTAATTTAACTAGGATGCCTCGTAAAGACTTGCTCATGACTAGTAAGTAATGTATTTACTAAGCAAGATAGTCATGTAACTAGAATCCTGATTACAGGTTCAAGCAATTCCACAGAAGATATATCCCCCATCGCAATCAAGATTGACCAGAAGATCATGTCGACTTTTAACTTCAGATTAAAGTTCTTGATGTTATCTTctgtattcaaatttttgaaggATTAACAGGGCGATTTTACTTGTCCTATCAGTTAAATTACTAGAATGCTAGTAATTTTGGCAATGGAATACAGGAATGGAAAATTAGTAAATCTACTGAATGCATACTAATATTTACTATTGACTGAAGTAATGTTTTACTGTCTGATTAGTTAATTTACTAGTTAACAAATAGTAAACTAGTAAAAACCTAGTAAAAACTACTTTTAAATTGGTGATTGTATGGACAGTAGTTTTACTAGTTTGCTTAGTGTATTTTACTagtgtttttttcttcagtaaagtgggatcaagtacctaggaggagtaagcatcccctgtcgaccggtcacaccagccgtgagccctatatcttgatcaggtaaacgggttTAACCGTAGTCAAGATCAGTTTgtcaaaaacggcctaacaatgcACTGTGAATAAATTTCCATGGAGTAAGAAAAGACAAACGAAGGTAAACATAGTGGACAAATCCATAAAACAAAGGATTATCAGCctacaaagtaaaaaaaaaaaaaaaaataaaggagaAAAGGGTTAACAACCACCGGTCCTCTGTCAAAACCAGTAAAACATTGCCAGTAGCTACATATTTCAATGACAATGATCCTGATTGGATGACAGAGGTGAGATTTCGAGAGAAAGTAAATGGGGAAAGTTTTAGATGCACTGGTTGAAATCTCAATGTATCAACGAATCCACTGACTTCACCAGGATTAGTACAGGTTAAAACTTTTAAGGATTTTAAAGTACAACTATTCATGTTTTCAACACAAAAGCtgtattttccattttatttcTGTTTACTATAGTTTTACACGCTAATTTACTAgatattatgaaaggtgaatgttccaaacagtaatcaatctatATAGCCTagaaggaatacaaaatagagagttggaaaACACTGTCCCCTGGagatactagaggtgggatcaagtatctaggagaagtaagcatcccctgtcgaccggtcacacccgctgtgagccctatatcttgatactGTTTACAGGACTGCGTTCTAGTCTAGTTTTCAAACGTTTTGCATGAGCCCGCTATGGCAGACTAATCCAAATGAGATTTGGCCATTATCAGGCAAAACCCTCTCATCAGgtgtagttttgaaatattcttaattgtatatttcatcttTCTGTTTAAGAGTAATACGGGTATATTTGATGATAATTTGACTTTCTAGGCTGCTGATCCTGTTTCAAGAGTTGGTCCATATTGTTCACTTTCCTTTGTGTTTTTGACTCTATGTCAATTGATCAGATAACTGTAGTTATCGGttttacaggggggggggggacatggTAACTGCGATCCGTGACAGGACTGCTAATCAAAACTCTCTGTGTGAGCTACCATCAGTAACTTGAACTTTCTACAACATCGGTAAAGACAGCGCCCTAAAGGCacatcagtccaaatatccagccgagccgaatctcagaCGAGATTAGATCTGTAAAATTAAATGTCAACTGGTCTTTTCTATGCCAAATAATGTATATACGGTAGAAATTCAGCATTCCCATTACTGCACTGTAGCCGGGTCATTTGATAAGTTGATACTTAGCGCGTTGTCGTGTATTAGTATTCTAtgagtatggagcgccaaattaacataaactcaaataattgaagatatcatcaattcaattattgctctctttaattgaattaatgcgcgcattaaatcaattattgctctcatcaaatgaattaatgcgcgcttcaattcaattattgctctcatcaattgaattaatgcgcgcatcaattgaattaatgagagcaataatagatttgattcgcgtattaattcaattattgctctcttcaattcaattgatgagagcatcaatttcgtagaaatattgctcgcaataattgatttagagctcggtataaataatttgatgatctctttaattcaattgaagatatctttaattatttacaatgcttttgtataagggattaatgcgcgcatcaattcttttaaagagagcaacaattcaattaaagagatcattaattcaattgtggatatgttgaattgaagatatctttaattatatagttgctctctctaaaagaattattgctctcttcaaatgaattaaatatatcattaattcaattgaagagagcaataattgaattaatgcgcgcattaaatccattattgctctcatcaaatgaattaatgcgcgcatcaattcaattattgctctcatcaattgatttaatgcgcgcattatatcaagtattgctctcttcaattgaattgtagcgcgcatcaattcaattgttgatatcattaattcatttgaagagatcattaattcaattaaagcgcgcatcagaattaatgctatcatcaattcatttaatgcgcgcaataattcagaattgaagatattaattatttgaagagatctttaattaaattgttgcgcgcatcaaatgaattgatgatatcttcaaataattgaagatatcttcaattatttgagtttatgttaatttggcgctccatatatgAGTGTATTCTATTTCTTTTGGTCCGCCGGCGTACGCCGAATACACCAGTTTCAGACGGCCGATGAGTTTCTCGCCGCTTTATTAAAAATGGTGAGAAGCACAAGTAAATGCGAGTTTcagtataaatatatagatgTAAATATCATTTACTATGCAAATATTTAATAATGTTGAAAGATAACGAAACataaagaattggaatgatcggattttaatttatttttaattgtgTCAAAACAGAATCCAtgattaatttacaaatatgtatcTATCGTTTTCATTCTTTCTGTGAGTTTTGTCAAGGATTTGGATGATTTGAATATGTTATGAAAGTTACAAAAACGATAACAATGTATTCCAACATTTTTTCCCGCTGGTTTGTTTCATTTGTCAGTGTCCCGCTTTGTACCGGTGCATTTTGATCGGGCTCGCGATTCCAATAACCTGTATAAGCAACCAGTTGGCAGACAGACGAGATCGAGAAGTCACGATGTGGCATGGATGACGATTAGTTTGTGTTAACAATGGATAGTTCAGGTCCGAAGAGACCAATCAGAATTGATGAAGTCAATGACTTTTATACTTACATCGCCACGGTAAGAAAAGACGATGCACTTCGCTTTTAGCTGGGTGAACTCGCCCAGAAAATGTTTTGCGTCGTGTTAGATTACGGGCACCTGTGTGGCTGTGGTTAGCCTAGATGGCAAGGTCTATAGATCTAATGAAAGCTTGCCGATGTTGAAATAATTGTCTGAGGCTGACAATTGCTGCCTCAAAAGATTTATTGGGGAATTCAGCATAGTGTActttttcaagtttttttttaggaagagagaaaatgcaacggaccagaccgggattcgaacccaggccccctgaatctctagtcgggtgctctaccaactaagctatctggccaccggcgatcgaactcggctgaccgctacataatcaatttgtatttttatactTTGACTTCCATTAAGATAGCAGATATTGGTTGCACATGTCTCCTAACAAACTGCATGTGCACATAAAGAAATGGGAAAGAGTCCATGAATGGACAGATGGGTAACTTTTGAGTGGGATAGGGGTTATGTACATTCAGTTTCAAACTATTGGATTGAGGGGGTAGTCTGGCCGAGAGGGCATGGGAATAAGCTTCATAGGGACAATATTGGAAAATGTTGTGAATCAGAATTGAtacaaattttaacttcttACCAACTACATTCAACATTTAAGATACATATTAGTGCAGAGCTTAATATCCTTGCATGCGGGTCCTAATTTAACATTGACTGTTTTACAAATAGTATCTGCATACATGTGTTGTTACTTAAAATCTACTACATCTTGTCTAATAGGATGAATAAAGTTTGCTTATCTTAATGAATTATAAGAACATAATAAACACATACTGGTGCAATAAtagtttttgtttcatttccaGAATACGATAGTATTTATATCCAACATAAAGATTGGAGCATATGTACCTCTAATCACGATATTGTTTTTCTACCTGCAatgtcatattttttatttaagtacGTTTCCCAAAATAACAGTTTTTCGATGTAAAATTCTCAATTGAAAAAGGTACCGGATCTCAAGTCAATTAAGCTCTgtagtgtatgtattttatgTGTGTGACATATTTATATGTTTAATTATAACTTGGATTCATATAAGAAAGTATGTTAAGAAAAATTGAGATAAAAAGATCATTATTGtttgaaagtatgtttggaAAAAATATCCCCCATCAGATATTATCGAGTATGGTTACAAAATGAATTTGACATCACAGATGACTATCAGATGGCAGTATGCAGCTAACAGTGATAGGAAGCAATAGGAACATATGGAATTCTATAGTACTGTTTGAATAATAAATAGAATAATCCCATTTATATcgaaatagaaaataaaaacattgtcCTTTGAtgagcagggctcgaaattaacatatgcctgtCAGTCCCTGACcggttaaaagtctggcagacagactgatatttgttttagttagtccgatgggactggtcaattttctaaaacgtcattTTGAAAAACTTATCGCATCTTAGACATGCCTTTCAAGTTTGGGATTCCTCTTTAGATATCAGACGAACCTGATTAGTGTTGCAATATTGTCTAAGAGGCATATCAAGTTAAATcctattattttatttgaataacattaacgaaatatgtttaattatttctgtaaAACCCTGGTGGACTGGTAAAAAAATTTGTGGACTTGTTGAAAATAAACCCTATCAGtctggctggactggtgacaaaAAGTTAGTTTCATGCCCTGTTAAGCTGATGTTTACAAGAAAATGTTGACCAAGAATTATTTCTATGTGTTCtttttatattatgaaatatatcaaaatttactAGTTAGATTACAACTGTGCTCTGGAAGTCCATAAAGAAATAACCTGTTTAACTTTAATCCCTAGGTATTCCCATGTATATTACGTTTCCCTTTGTTATATGTaccttgagaatttttcactcattctgaggcattacaaactgtatgtgaagtaccacaaattatACCTATGTTTGGTGCCCATAGCTATGAGGATTCTTTAAAGTGCTAATGTCTGCTGTAcatcttaaagggactggttcacgatatttgaaaaaaattattttgcatttttgatgttaaagtttaaaaagtttgtctcatttaatgttgacaaccaaaattttgaccatctgaatgcaaaaataaaagcaatattttagccttaaatctgcgttgtgtaaacaaagactcaagtcttttgATGTATACAAACTaaccagtgaaatattgattttgtaatataaagcatcttaattttgcatagtcacaaattttaacttttagatgacacattttaacCAAAGAATGCTTAAAATGTGAaagatacatatgtataataaacttagatcgatatccatttcttttgaaaatttcgtaaacaataactttccgcaatctttgtttacaaaacaaattacaAACTCTCTAAAGCTTCTGTTATAATGTatcaccttaatttttatgtgaactcttcTAAACACATTTGACAGTGGATTCTGAACATTGAaggtgaaaaacaaaattttgggaaaatcgtgaatcagtccctttaaggtcatatctaaaAGAACCGTGGCTCGTTTTGAAATGTGAgcatttggtgaaggagcaataaCTATCTATATTTTATGCCTCTCTTGAAAAGTGTGCATAACTGCATATTGGTTTGCATGTATCGGTTGGTTGGTCAATCAACCATTGTCCACTAAATGTCTCTTAAACCCTTTGTTTAACAGATGTCAAACTTGTACTGATATCCCTTAAGAAtagatgacccctgttgattttgaggtcacaacgTCAAAGGTTAATCTGCTCTAGCCATAGGAAAATGTTGTccaatcaatattttgagaaccctttgcttggcagACATGAAGTATATGGCcattattaattttgaggttACAAGGTCAAGTCAAACAActattgtccaatcaatatcttgagaactgacatcaaactttgtacactgatTCTACCtgaagagtagatgacccctattgattttgaggtcaatgatcaagggtcaaactactCTAGACATGGGAAGGTATTGTCCTATCAATATCTTAAGATCCCTTTTACTCACTTGATACACTTAAGATCCCTTTTACTCACTTGATACACTTAAGATCCCTTTTACTCGCTTGATACACTGGTTCCTCCTAAGAAGCAGATGACCCTTAATAATTCTTAAATTTCTTAACAGATTGACTGGACAGAAAAATGGCTGATAGCACTCATCATGTTCCATGTAACCTGCTTCTTCTTGGTCATTGTGACCCGCAGAAGTGGGTTCATCCAGGCTATCATATTCATAACCTTACGTGagtattgtgtgtgtgtgtaaactTCTGCTATGTAATACCATTTGAGTAGAAATTAACATTTACAGTATAATGGTTCACTTTAATACATGTGATGTGTTATAATTTATCTTGCATTACAGTTCTGTCTGTGTACTTCGCTGAGAATTTAAATGAACTGGCAGCTAAACATTGGCAGTAAGTTTAtttattaatgatattttcatttctgtaatGTTTGAAATGTAATACCTCTGGTGCTCAACTAATTACTCAGCTAGATCAGGCAATTAAAATGTGAAGATTAAAACCTTGTATCTTCAAAGATGTGTatgaattcaattattattCCATTTTTGAGCATGTTGACTCATTTTAAGGGTCCCCATCAGTTATAGGTCCTCATTTGTTGGTTGTGTTTACAGCTGGAAGTTAATTACATTGACAATGATTTacattataaataaaatttctttacaAGATGGACAGGCAGGGATTGACAGATCATtcactataattaacaatgagaACACTTTTAATTGGAAATATCCTGTATATAATTTTCTGTAGATACAATTGTtggactttcatatttttatatcgtgtattttgaatgttttcaGACTGTTTTCCACAGAGCAGTACTTTGACAGCAGTGGGTTGTTCTTTTCTACTGTGTACTCCACACCAGTACTCTTCAACTGTTTGCTTCTGTTGGTAAGAATGGAAAGTTTGCTGTAAAAACAGTCAATTTGATGGGGGCTGCAAACTTTTTGCTTTCATAGTATGGACACTCATACATgcattaatgtacatgtatgttcaattaTAGTTCCTTGtacatagtaaaaaaaaaaaaaaactgcttcAATTTTCATCATCTTCCCAGCCATTTTCAAAGCATAGAAATGCATCTTAGCTGCTTTCCAAACACATACTATAGAGGATAATTTCAGAAAAtggagaaaaaataaataaaacccaCTGTCATTTAAccataatttataaaattcatgtcTGATGAAAACAAAAACCCCAGCAATATACATTTCTTGAAATCTGCTGAGGATATTGGCAATTCACAAATAAAACTCGTGTTGTCTTAGTGATGAATTTTGATGTTTTTGTAGTTTATCTGGATGTCGAATTTAGGAGCAGCCCTGTCTGACATGAGGCAGATGAAGATAAACGCAAGGAGAAAAGCGGAAGAGAAGAGAAAGGaaaagaaagaagactaaatcTTAGGACTTTTTTATTTAGTTCATTGTAAAACAGTGGGCTTAAAAAGGACTCAAAACATGTAAACTTTGATAAGGAAACAAAATGTGTACATTCACATTTACTGAAAGAATGATGAAACCCAATCCCAGTCAGACTGAGATACTTGTTAGTGGGTTGCCTTACATCGTTTTGGAGTGACATGCTATAGTTTGGAGCAGATAAGATGTGTTGGTTTTTTTCTAGGCTGAGATTGATGGATAAACATTTTTACGTGTAACAGTGTCTATATAATATAAAGATAATGGTGAATGAAGTATGGCATATTTTGTTCTTACAGCTGTATGTGTGATTCTCAGAGTGACTTATTATGAAAGGATGTGTCTGGCAGAATTGAAGTTTGTTGACTGCTTTATAAATAGGGATGTAtggatatacatatacactCTCTGAGGGTTGACATTTTCCAAAGACAATGCTACACTGTAAGAATTCCAGTCTTGAGATATATGTGTATTCCATTCTTGTAATAGTGCAATAAAATTTGATGTCATCTTTTATTTTCTCTTCAATAGATTTCTTGTTTAAGGTTTGGTTTGAAATGATTAATAAGGCAGTCAGTGTTTTGTTAcctttgaatattgaaatccaCACAGCTTAAGAATGTTTGCATTTTGATTTGGCTgagtgtggccctgctactcttgaaaagaatttgttttgatTAGTTTTCTGTATcccatatcaaaatttgatCTCCTACTGTGGCCCTACCATATCCTTGAggcccctgaattgaacaaacttgaatttgcactatttgaagatgcttgcataatAATATATTAACTAATTGTGGTCTCgccgttcttgagaagatttttaaggatgttttcctatatattcctatatgAAACTTTCATCCCTTGTTGTGACCCCATCACTACCTCCTGGGGGTCACAATTTGAACCTACAATAGGTCAGGAAGCTGCCGTgtaagtttcaacttttctggcccagtggttctctaaatgaccccaccctatttttgcattttcgttattatctctcctttattgGAAGCATGGTCCTTCCTTTAAACAACTTGAATCCTTTACCCCAGGAAGATTTGTGTGATAAGTTTGATTGtaattggcccagtggctctgaagaagttgaaaataataaaatataatgaatgccAAATATAAAAGTGATCAGAATAGTTCACTtgagaaccattgggccaaagaagtttatattaacatgaaagcttcccgacatagagcagattcaagtttgtaaaaatcatgcccccaggggtagactggggccacaatagagatcgAAGTTTTGCATGCGAATATGTATGGAAAATCTTAAAGATATGGGCCAATGTGAGTGGTGTGGCCCATCGGCCTCTTGTTGGGTATGTAGGAGTATACAGTACAAAATGAAGTTTGTTAATGAGCATCAGGGCAAGTAATAGAATGACACATTAATAATAGAAAGATACATTAATgattgaaatgtacatgtatctcatcCTCTGTAAAGTCGGTGGAAATATTCCCTTGCTGTTGGTTAAGGATTTTGACAAAGCGATGCAGCATGAATCAATAAAACTGCAGAACAATAAAAGTTGGGTATTATAATGTTAAAACCACTGATAGAAAACCTGAATATGGAATGTATAGCCCGTATATCCGAACAGAAGATAAACGGAAGTTAGACAGTAC contains:
- the LOC125647853 gene encoding transmembrane protein 18-like; translation: MDSSGPKRPIRIDEVNDFYTYIATIDWTEKWLIALIMFHVTCFFLVIVTRRSGFIQAIIFITLLLSVYFAENLNELAAKHWQLFSTEQYFDSSGLFFSTVYSTPVLFNCLLLLFIWMSNLGAALSDMRQMKINARRKAEEKRKEKKED